In Thermococcus camini, a genomic segment contains:
- a CDS encoding PH1570 family protein, with product MLCEEKLEVFENGFRDEKFNLEVEFYGRDARKLLLAVIRELYLPDYGEDYVYPFECAKEFWGIHMEPSEIVTGEFRPSPIKFLNRSVLNRLEKALEEIDAPGEVKGAIDFEKAEVHRLRKGLLALGKNFILGEGYIIVFNKPAARELILKYLGMLDGA from the coding sequence ATGCTCTGTGAGGAGAAGCTCGAGGTATTTGAAAACGGATTCCGGGATGAGAAGTTCAACCTCGAGGTGGAGTTCTACGGAAGGGACGCCAGAAAGCTTCTCCTTGCAGTGATAAGGGAGCTTTACCTCCCCGATTATGGGGAGGACTACGTCTATCCCTTCGAGTGTGCCAAGGAGTTCTGGGGCATCCACATGGAACCCTCCGAGATAGTTACCGGGGAGTTCCGGCCGAGCCCCATCAAGTTCCTCAACCGCAGCGTTCTCAATCGCCTCGAAAAGGCTCTCGAGGAGATCGATGCGCCAGGGGAGGTTAAAGGTGCCATAGACTTCGAAAAGGCCGAGGTTCACAGGCTCAGGAAAGGTTTATTAGCCCTGGGGAAGAACTTTATACTCGGCGAGGGATACATAATCGTCTTCAACAAGCCCGCTGCGAGGGAGCTCATACTGAAATATCTGGGGATGCTGGATGGAGCTTGA
- a CDS encoding AI-2E family transporter, with the protein MELEAAVWIAISLVVLYLVWETVSPILSPLILAITLAYILYPFHERLSRKTGKRVSAFIMTGILTILTFLFMIGFALWINDVKQSLAYYMDAFFRWLLGFHLPPAIYELIQRLAEDIPTRFEEYVLGYTYSLPKLSLQAIVMVFAFYGILVNTETIREEVHALLPQDNRELALKLLNSAGRTLHSLLRGWLALSILKGAAIAVGFYLFAIADAGGAIAAGIFTIIFELLPVLGGWIVWLAGAAYLFGIGGTAAAVVFALYGAVFVSPMPDYILRSRLGERETGVNALISLVGIFGGYIAFGFVGLIIGPVALSLLGTLVEEWKKTKEAAMA; encoded by the coding sequence ATGGAGCTTGAAGCCGCAGTCTGGATCGCGATATCACTCGTAGTTCTCTACCTCGTCTGGGAGACGGTTAGCCCTATCCTTTCTCCCCTCATACTCGCGATAACCCTGGCTTACATCCTCTATCCTTTCCACGAGCGCCTCTCCAGGAAAACCGGAAAGCGTGTTTCGGCCTTCATCATGACAGGTATCCTCACGATCCTGACGTTTCTCTTCATGATCGGCTTTGCCCTCTGGATAAACGACGTCAAGCAGTCCCTGGCGTACTACATGGATGCCTTTTTCAGGTGGCTGCTTGGCTTCCACCTTCCCCCCGCAATCTACGAGCTCATCCAGCGCCTCGCGGAGGATATTCCCACGCGCTTTGAGGAGTACGTTCTCGGCTACACCTACTCCCTTCCCAAGCTCTCCCTTCAGGCCATCGTGATGGTCTTCGCGTTCTACGGGATCCTCGTGAACACCGAGACAATACGGGAGGAAGTTCATGCTCTCCTTCCGCAGGACAACAGGGAACTGGCCCTTAAACTCCTGAACAGTGCTGGAAGGACCCTTCACAGCCTTCTCCGCGGATGGCTCGCCCTGAGCATACTCAAGGGCGCGGCCATAGCGGTAGGCTTCTATCTTTTCGCTATAGCCGACGCCGGCGGGGCGATAGCGGCCGGTATCTTCACGATAATCTTTGAGCTCCTCCCCGTCCTCGGGGGATGGATAGTCTGGCTGGCCGGGGCGGCCTATCTCTTCGGCATCGGAGGGACTGCCGCGGCGGTCGTCTTTGCACTCTACGGTGCGGTTTTCGTATCCCCGATGCCGGACTACATCCTCAGGTCCCGCCTGGGCGAGAGGGAGACAGGGGTAAACGCGCTGATAAGCCTTGTTGGAATCTTCGGGGGTTACATAGCCTTCGGCTTCGTCGGCCTGATAATCGGCCCCGTTGCCCTGTCACTCCTCGGAACCCTGGTTGAGGAATGGAAGAAGACGAAAGAAGCGGCTATGGCCTAA
- the folP gene encoding dihydropteroate synthase: protein MKFAGVDLGEPRIMGVINVSPESFYKGSVRDGEEKLIETAVKMVEEGASFIDIGAKSTAPYLETQIPVEEEIRRAVWAIKTIRDHVDVPISIDTTSARVAEEALKAGADIINDVTGLKGDPRMAQVAAEYTAPVIVCAHGEVRNLSDPIHTVVDLLQESLVIAERHGIEEIATDPAIGFLRPEWPPWYEWDSNVLANLNMLKIFGRPILIGVSRKSFIGAITSRKDPTERLPGSLAATAVAVFNGANIIRTHDVRETLDAVKMAAFMRKFRP from the coding sequence ATGAAGTTCGCGGGAGTTGACCTAGGTGAGCCGAGGATAATGGGCGTCATCAACGTTTCGCCTGAGAGCTTCTACAAGGGGAGCGTCAGGGACGGCGAGGAGAAACTCATCGAGACCGCCGTAAAGATGGTTGAGGAAGGAGCATCTTTCATAGACATCGGCGCCAAATCGACGGCCCCCTACCTAGAGACCCAGATTCCAGTCGAGGAGGAGATAAGGCGGGCAGTATGGGCGATTAAAACCATCCGCGACCACGTGGACGTGCCGATAAGCATAGACACGACGAGTGCCAGGGTCGCGGAGGAGGCCTTGAAGGCAGGGGCAGACATTATAAACGACGTCACAGGTCTGAAGGGCGACCCCAGGATGGCGCAGGTCGCGGCTGAATATACCGCTCCCGTGATAGTCTGCGCCCACGGGGAGGTTAGGAACCTCAGCGACCCGATTCACACAGTGGTGGACCTCCTGCAGGAGAGCCTCGTCATAGCCGAGAGACACGGTATCGAGGAGATAGCCACAGACCCGGCGATAGGCTTCCTCCGTCCGGAATGGCCGCCCTGGTACGAGTGGGACTCAAATGTTCTGGCGAACCTCAACATGCTCAAAATCTTCGGACGGCCCATCCTCATAGGAGTCTCCAGGAAGTCGTTCATAGGGGCGATAACCAGTAGAAAAGACCCCACGGAGAGGCTCCCGGGGAGCCTTGCCGCCACGGCGGTGGCCGTCTTCAACGGAGCCAACATAATCCGGACACACGACGTCAGGGAAACACTCGATGCCGTTAAGATGGCGGCGTTCATGAGGAAGTTTAGGCCATAG
- a CDS encoding beta-ribofuranosylaminobenzene 5'-phosphate synthase family protein, with protein MLIRTPRRLHLGLIDPSATFGRRFGSLGVALEGGYEVRIVEGEAMEVIADGEDRKTIEFAIKRMNSAYETGVNYIVEVRKAIPRHVGLGSTTQLSLAVAMGIARLNNLNVSVEELAKVLGRGRNGGAGIYSFAYGGFVIDGGVKNGIPPLIFREDFPEGWAFLLVIPELKPGLDEEEEKPVMAGVVGRADVAMEISHRILLGLLPALKEQDVRTFGEHLSAIQRLVGKHFEPYQGGEFRGDVKLILDFLAEKTYGCGQSSWGPTVYGLIRREEFGGLRAEAHDFLREHGIRAKVELGLPNNTGAEIIGESAFLERLIKSVGG; from the coding sequence ATGCTAATCCGCACTCCGAGGAGGCTTCATCTGGGTCTCATCGATCCATCGGCCACCTTTGGGAGACGCTTTGGAAGCCTTGGCGTTGCCCTTGAAGGTGGCTATGAGGTCAGAATCGTCGAGGGCGAGGCCATGGAAGTGATTGCAGATGGGGAAGACAGAAAAACCATCGAGTTCGCCATAAAGAGGATGAACTCCGCCTACGAAACCGGAGTCAACTACATCGTCGAGGTCAGGAAGGCCATCCCCCGGCACGTTGGTCTCGGCTCCACGACTCAGCTCAGCCTGGCGGTCGCGATGGGAATAGCCCGGCTTAACAACCTGAACGTCTCTGTTGAAGAGCTGGCCAAGGTTCTTGGAAGGGGAAGGAACGGTGGTGCCGGAATCTACTCCTTCGCATACGGCGGATTCGTCATAGACGGCGGCGTTAAAAACGGCATCCCACCACTGATATTCCGCGAGGACTTCCCGGAGGGGTGGGCTTTTCTGCTGGTTATTCCCGAGCTCAAGCCCGGCCTCGACGAGGAGGAGGAAAAGCCCGTTATGGCTGGTGTCGTTGGAAGGGCCGACGTCGCCATGGAGATAAGCCACAGAATACTGCTCGGCCTTCTTCCTGCCTTGAAGGAGCAGGACGTGAGAACCTTCGGTGAGCACCTCTCCGCGATACAGAGGCTCGTGGGAAAGCACTTTGAGCCGTACCAGGGTGGGGAGTTCAGGGGGGACGTTAAACTAATACTCGACTTCCTGGCGGAGAAAACCTACGGTTGTGGCCAGAGCAGCTGGGGGCCGACCGTTTACGGGCTGATCAGAAGGGAGGAGTTTGGGGGACTCAGAGCAGAGGCACATGACTTCCTGCGTGAGCACGGGATAAGGGCGAAGGTTGAGCTCGGCCTTCCGAACAATACCGGGGCGGAGATAATTGGGGAGAGCGCGTTCCTGGAGAGGCTGATAAAATCTGTGGGTGGTTAG
- a CDS encoding N-glycosylase/DNA lyase, protein MTLDRFIKVRYRADEEKVRILMEILSELGIDCARTIEERVDLQFDALKNLHANLGDDELFIKLVIANSIVSYQLTAKGERWWWEFSEHFSENPPAGSIAEAYADFLPNSRTNRRLVAGKVRRLERLEPFLDSLSLRDLRDYYFNGMECLRDELSKGLGSKRSAKTIVFAVKMFGYAGRIAFGKFVPYPMAIEIPDDVRINAYTKRFTNEPPVSFWNKIAEETGIPPLHIDSILWPVLGGNKEVLRRVREHCPKWEDVLKLASL, encoded by the coding sequence TTGACGCTCGATAGGTTCATCAAGGTAAGATACCGGGCCGACGAGGAAAAAGTGAGGATCCTCATGGAGATTTTAAGCGAGCTCGGCATCGACTGCGCCAGAACCATCGAGGAGAGGGTTGACCTCCAGTTCGATGCCCTCAAAAACCTCCATGCGAACCTTGGGGACGATGAGCTCTTCATCAAGCTGGTCATAGCGAATTCCATTGTGAGCTATCAGCTGACGGCGAAGGGCGAAAGGTGGTGGTGGGAGTTCTCCGAGCACTTTTCCGAGAACCCACCAGCAGGAAGCATAGCCGAAGCCTATGCCGATTTTCTGCCGAATTCGAGGACCAACAGAAGGCTGGTCGCCGGGAAGGTGAGGAGGCTGGAGAGGCTCGAACCTTTTCTCGATTCGCTCTCCCTACGTGACCTGAGGGACTACTACTTCAACGGCATGGAATGCCTTCGTGACGAGCTTTCAAAGGGCCTCGGCTCAAAGAGAAGCGCCAAGACGATAGTCTTCGCGGTTAAGATGTTTGGCTACGCGGGCAGGATAGCCTTTGGGAAGTTCGTGCCGTATCCAATGGCCATCGAGATACCAGATGACGTGAGGATAAACGCCTATACAAAGAGATTCACGAACGAGCCGCCGGTGAGCTTCTGGAACAAGATTGCGGAAGAGACGGGTATCCCACCACTGCACATAGACTCTATACTCTGGCCTGTCCTAGGGGGGAATAAGGAGGTCCTGAGAAGAGTGAGGGAGCACTGTCCAAAATGGGAGGACGTTTTGAAGCTGGCTTCCCTCTAA
- a CDS encoding ABC transporter permease subunit, with translation MLWGFQLEFKQSLRTKKLWVILGVMMLLYIPGFYFQKASGTEIETVQQAVSVLIGNINGLGGFFIAILALLMGATAINSEIEKGTLRVAMSKPIKRLGYIGGKFLAHTVVVLMALLLTTLVGIVGLAWLGAPMGSQLVTDSLLLNGLLLLAMIQLIALGYIISTTVKSSSTALGVALVIVFVVFMIMPAIVQFMAAKDTIISDHPDWEAYQEKSKEYKTRYLFYVPTTQIDVIVSDATKVTGDIENPQVEYVGIGGAILKNPVNLGILFGLTLVYLALAFYRFLRMDLR, from the coding sequence ATGCTTTGGGGGTTTCAGCTTGAGTTTAAGCAGAGCCTTCGAACCAAGAAGCTCTGGGTTATCCTGGGTGTCATGATGCTTCTGTACATACCTGGGTTCTACTTCCAGAAGGCCTCTGGAACGGAAATAGAAACCGTTCAGCAGGCCGTTTCGGTTCTCATAGGCAACATCAACGGGCTGGGCGGCTTTTTCATCGCCATACTCGCCCTTCTGATGGGGGCCACCGCGATAAACAGCGAGATAGAGAAGGGAACGCTGCGCGTTGCCATGAGCAAGCCGATAAAGCGGCTGGGCTACATCGGCGGCAAGTTCCTTGCCCACACGGTGGTTGTGCTGATGGCGCTCCTTCTGACGACCCTCGTGGGAATAGTCGGCCTGGCGTGGCTGGGCGCCCCAATGGGGAGTCAGCTCGTCACCGACTCTCTCCTGCTTAACGGTCTGCTGCTCCTGGCAATGATCCAGCTTATAGCGCTGGGCTACATAATCTCCACCACCGTGAAGTCTTCCAGTACCGCACTCGGTGTTGCCCTTGTGATAGTGTTCGTGGTCTTCATGATAATGCCCGCCATAGTTCAGTTTATGGCCGCCAAGGATACCATAATAAGCGACCACCCCGACTGGGAGGCGTACCAGGAGAAAAGCAAGGAGTACAAGACCAGATATCTCTTCTACGTTCCAACTACCCAGATAGACGTCATAGTCAGCGATGCCACAAAGGTTACTGGAGACATAGAGAACCCGCAGGTAGAATACGTGGGAATAGGGGGTGCCATACTGAAGAACCCCGTTAACCTGGGCATACTCTTTGGACTCACCCTCGTCTACCTCGCCCTGGCCTTTTACCGCTTCCTCCGCATGGATCTGAGGTGA
- a CDS encoding ABC transporter ATP-binding protein gives MIRIENLVKVYGDVRALDGLSLEVRPGQIYGFLGPNGAGKSTTILSTLGLIFPQAGRVQLFDLEVFRDGKFDENNLVEAKRRIGYMPEHATLWDFMTPIQTLEIIADAFGIPKAEREKQVRELLELVNLWEERDRKVGKFSKGMRQRLLLAQALINDPELLILDEPMTGLDPTGIAEFKDIIREQKKAGRTVFFSSHILAHVEEICDTVGVIVKGKLRVEGNLEGIKKEFLRKAGYTIVLETNVPVDFTGVGWKVTPLGEKKYRIVAPDDIREEVHDFVATQGAKILTMQVKEPSLEEIFLKMVE, from the coding sequence ATGATACGAATCGAGAATCTGGTCAAGGTTTACGGAGACGTTCGTGCCCTTGACGGCCTGAGCCTTGAGGTCAGGCCCGGCCAGATATACGGCTTCCTAGGCCCCAACGGCGCCGGAAAGAGCACCACCATCCTCAGCACCCTCGGTCTGATCTTTCCTCAGGCTGGTAGGGTTCAGCTCTTCGACCTTGAGGTCTTCAGGGACGGGAAATTCGACGAGAACAACCTCGTTGAGGCCAAGAGGAGAATAGGCTACATGCCAGAGCATGCCACCCTGTGGGACTTCATGACCCCCATCCAGACCCTTGAGATAATCGCCGACGCCTTCGGAATCCCGAAGGCCGAACGGGAGAAGCAGGTCAGGGAGCTTCTTGAACTGGTCAACCTGTGGGAGGAACGGGACAGAAAGGTCGGCAAGTTCTCGAAGGGTATGCGCCAGCGTCTCCTGCTCGCCCAGGCGCTCATCAACGACCCCGAACTGCTCATCCTCGACGAGCCGATGACGGGCCTCGACCCGACTGGAATAGCGGAGTTCAAGGACATCATCAGGGAGCAGAAAAAGGCCGGGAGGACGGTCTTCTTCTCAAGCCACATTCTGGCGCACGTTGAGGAGATATGCGACACCGTTGGCGTAATAGTCAAAGGCAAGCTCCGCGTTGAGGGCAACCTTGAGGGCATCAAGAAGGAATTCCTCAGGAAGGCTGGGTACACGATAGTTTTAGAGACAAACGTTCCAGTTGACTTTACTGGAGTCGGGTGGAAGGTCACGCCGCTGGGGGAGAAAAAGTACCGCATAGTTGCGCCGGACGACATCAGGGAGGAGGTTCACGATTTCGTTGCCACACAGGGGGCTAAGATTCTCACCATGCAGGTCAAAGAGCCGAGCCTTGAGGAGATATTCCTCAAGATGGTGGAGTGA
- a CDS encoding UbiD family decarboxylase: MLGEIIERFDDAVVVKEQVSKELGVTRYLLKYRDRPVLFKDVDGWEVAGNIWSTRERIASYLGIEREEILHTMTWAMENPEPYRTVDGAPFMANSTGDFSLTELPIPKYYPKDGGQYFTSAMVIARDENGFVNMSFHRMMVIDDKRAAIRLVPRHLYAMWKEKAEAGEELDVRIVVGNPIHILLAGATSVAYGISELEIASAMSRRAFGRPLEVFDLGGIPVPVETEFVFGAKILPELTDEGPFVDITGTYDYVRKQPVVVFERMYHVDEPVFHALLPGGYEHFMLMGLPKEPQIYASVKRVVPRVHGVRLTEGGAMWLHAVVSITKQHDGDGKNAILAAFAGHPSLKHVVVVDEDVDIYDDREVEWAIATRFQADRDLVVIPNARGSSLDPSAEKSLTAKWGIDATKPLERKEEFERAKL, translated from the coding sequence ATGCTGGGGGAAATCATTGAACGGTTTGATGATGCAGTCGTTGTTAAGGAGCAGGTAAGCAAAGAGCTCGGGGTAACGCGTTATCTTCTGAAGTACCGCGATAGGCCCGTCCTCTTCAAAGACGTGGACGGATGGGAAGTCGCGGGCAACATCTGGAGCACCAGGGAAAGGATTGCATCTTACCTTGGTATCGAGAGGGAGGAGATACTTCACACGATGACATGGGCCATGGAAAATCCCGAACCCTACAGGACGGTTGACGGCGCCCCCTTCATGGCGAACTCAACCGGGGACTTCTCACTAACCGAGCTTCCGATTCCAAAGTACTACCCCAAGGACGGCGGTCAGTACTTCACATCCGCCATGGTCATAGCCAGGGACGAGAATGGCTTTGTCAACATGTCCTTCCACAGGATGATGGTCATTGACGATAAAAGAGCCGCCATAAGGCTCGTTCCGAGGCATCTGTACGCTATGTGGAAGGAAAAGGCAGAGGCTGGGGAGGAGCTGGACGTCAGAATAGTCGTCGGGAACCCGATCCACATCCTCCTTGCCGGAGCCACGAGCGTGGCCTACGGCATAAGCGAGCTTGAGATAGCCTCGGCGATGAGTCGGAGGGCCTTTGGAAGACCCCTCGAAGTCTTCGACCTCGGAGGAATACCCGTCCCGGTTGAGACGGAGTTCGTTTTCGGGGCCAAGATACTCCCCGAGCTGACCGACGAGGGACCGTTCGTCGATATAACCGGAACCTACGACTACGTGAGGAAGCAGCCGGTGGTGGTCTTTGAGAGAATGTACCACGTCGATGAACCGGTTTTCCATGCCCTTCTCCCCGGCGGCTACGAGCATTTCATGCTTATGGGCCTGCCGAAGGAGCCGCAGATCTACGCGAGCGTTAAGAGGGTTGTTCCCAGAGTTCACGGCGTAAGACTGACCGAGGGCGGTGCGATGTGGCTCCACGCGGTGGTGAGCATAACCAAACAGCACGACGGGGACGGAAAGAATGCGATTCTTGCTGCCTTCGCCGGGCACCCGAGCCTGAAGCACGTGGTCGTTGTGGATGAGGACGTGGACATATACGACGACAGAGAAGTGGAATGGGCGATAGCAACGCGCTTCCAGGCCGACAGGGACCTTGTGGTTATCCCCAACGCCAGGGGCAGTTCCCTGGACCCCTCTGCGGAGAAGAGCCTGACAGCAAAGTGGGGAATAGACGCAACCAAACCGCTGGAGAGAAAGGAAGAATTCGAGAGGGCTAAGCTCTAG